In a single window of the Mesoplodon densirostris isolate mMesDen1 chromosome 16, mMesDen1 primary haplotype, whole genome shotgun sequence genome:
- the SCP2D1 gene encoding SCP2 sterol-binding domain-containing protein 1: MWKRIDHQLKIKTRDGPQASQLKELGPAQELTMPHPLAPSEFQSFPVFEDISYHIKEAGAQLVKKVNAIFQLDITKNGKTILQWTIDLKNGSGNMFPGPARLPVDTVFTIPEPVFMELVLGKMNPQKAFLAGKFKVSGKVLLGQKLQRVFKDWAKH, translated from the coding sequence ATGTGGAAGAGAATTGACCATCAGCTCAAGATCAAAACCAGGGATGGGCCTCAGGCAAGCCAGCTCAAGGAATTGGGTCCAGCTCAGGAACTCACCATGCCACACCCTCTAGCGCCGTCAGAATTCCAGAGCTTCCCCGTGTTTGAGGACATCAGTTATCACATCAAAGAAGCAGGGGCCCAGCTGGTAAAGAAAGTCAATGCCATCTTTCAGCTGGACATCACCAAGAATGGGAAGACCATTCTGCAGTGGACCATTGATCTGAAGAATGGCTCTGGGAACATGTTTCCAGGACCCGCCAGGCTCCCAGTGGACACTGTCTTCACAATCCCGGAGCCTGTCTTTATGGAGCTGGTTTTGGGCAAAATGAACCCTCAGAAGGCTTTCCTTGCTGGCAAGTTCAAAGTGAGCGGCAAAGTTCTCCTTGGCCAGAAGCTGCAGAGGGTTTTCAAAGACTGGGCTAAGCACTGA